In the bacterium genome, CGTTTGCCGCGGCGCGCTGCGAGGAGATCGAGCCCGGCGTCACCATGCGCTTCGTCGACCGTCGGCGCCTGATCGCGATGAAGAAACGGGCGGGCCGGCCCAAAGACCTCGATGACATCGAGCACCTGCGCCGCCTCCAGCAGGACCATGGGCGTCGCTGACCGCTGGCGGATCCCGCCCGAGGCCTCCGACTGGGAGTGCACCTGGGCGGCGGACGAACTCTTCCACCTGCGCTATTTCCTCGCCCTCACCCTGCCGGAGAAGATCCGGGCGGTGGAGCAGATGGAGCAGGTGGCCGCGGCGCTCGGCGACCGCCGGCGCGACCGGAGGACTGCGAAGAAGTAACGTCTGGGCATTGTGCCCCGCGGGAGGGCAAGAGATGGATCTTGCCGACCGGGTGTTCAAGCTCCACGAAACGCTGCGTACGTCGCGCGCGGCGGTTTCACGCGCCCAGCTCCAGGAACGGCTCGAGTGCTCGCGCGCGACCGTGGCGCGGGTCATCGGCCAGCTCCGCGACTTCTTCGGGGCCCCGATCGAGTACGACCGCCGCGCCGGCGGCTACCACTACGCCCCCGCCGAAGAGGGCCCCTGGGAGCTGCCCGGCCTCTGGTTCAACGCCTCCGAGCTGCACGCCCTGCTCGCCGCGCACCAGCTGCTGGCGAACGCGCAGCCCGGCCTGCTCGAGGGCGACCTGGCGCCGCTGCGCGGCCGCATCGAGCGGCTCCTCCAGGCCAGGGGCATCGGCGGCGGCGACGTCGCCCGCCGGGTCCGCATCCTGCGCATGGCGGCGCGGCGGACGGACCCGGAGCACTTCCGCGCCGTCGCCGGCGCGGTGCTCTCGCGCAAGCGCCTGCGCCTCCTCTACCACGGCCGCGCCCGCGACGCCCAGACCCAACGCGTCGTCTCGCCGCAGCGGCTCACGCACTACCGTGACAACTGGTACCTCGACGCGTGGGACCACGAGCGTAAAGCGCTGCGCTCCTTCTCGGTGGACCGCATCCGCGCGGCGCGCCCGCTGGCGCAGGCCGCGCGGGAGATCCCGGACGCGCGCCTCGACGAGTACTTCGCCACCGCCTACGGCATCTTCGCGGGGCGGCCGCGCAACACGGCGGTGCTGCGCTTCACGCCGGAGGCCGCGCGGTGGGTCGCCGACGAGGCCTGGCACCCCGCGCAGCAGGGGCGCTTCGACGGGGACGGCTGCTACATCCTCGAGATCCCGTACGCCGACGCCCGCGAGCTGGTGCGGGACATCCTGCGGCACGGCCCGGAGGTAACGGTCGTCGCGCCGTCGACGCTGCGAGAGCAGGTGGCGGCGCGGCTGCGGGAGGCGCTGGCAAGGTACGGGTGAGGGGGCGGGGCGCGGGGCCGCACTCTCCGTTGCGGCGGGCTCACGGAATGAGCCTGCAAGGTAGTATGATCACCTTCGTTCCGGCGGCTGGGCTTGCTCTTGGACCATAAGGTAACGGAGGGGCCTTGATGTCCGACGATCCGAAGGTCGATCTGGTCTTTCTGGTGGTGGGGCAGCGGATTCCCGTGGATCATGGGTACGCTCTTTATGCCGCCGTGAGCAGGATGCTCCCCGAGCTGCACGAGGCCCAGGACATCGCGCTTGATCTCGTGCGTGGCAGATACATCGGGGCGGGCCTGCTCGACATTACGCCGAGAACAGA is a window encoding:
- a CDS encoding transcriptional regulator yields the protein MDLADRVFKLHETLRTSRAAVSRAQLQERLECSRATVARVIGQLRDFFGAPIEYDRRAGGYHYAPAEEGPWELPGLWFNASELHALLAAHQLLANAQPGLLEGDLAPLRGRIERLLQARGIGGGDVARRVRILRMAARRTDPEHFRAVAGAVLSRKRLRLLYHGRARDAQTQRVVSPQRLTHYRDNWYLDAWDHERKALRSFSVDRIRAARPLAQAAREIPDARLDEYFATAYGIFAGRPRNTAVLRFTPEAARWVADEAWHPAQQGRFDGDGCYILEIPYADARELVRDILRHGPEVTVVAPSTLREQVAARLREALARYG